Proteins encoded together in one Buchnera aphidicola (Takecallis taiwana) window:
- the trpD gene encoding anthranilate phosphoribosyltransferase, which translates to MRKILQKLYSLQQLNEYESYYLFKKIIKNKISTIKLTAILIAMKVRTVSINEIIGAVKACHKYARPFLKPKYPFADIAGTGGDNANTINISTASAILAASLGCKIIKHCNHGISSNLGSADILKKNNINININAQNSKKQLDDLNICFLYAPQYHPGFQKVTQIRKELHTRTIFNLLGPLLNPSKPNFSVIGVYSPHLILPFAKILNQLNYERAIILHSGGMDEITLHDITHIAEINCGKIITYTLYPEDFGINRILKSSIQKNTITENCHLFHNVSKGFGDIEYQYLIAINTAILLKLFGYENLKINTKIALQKIQSGAIDQHIKIISTRDLL; encoded by the coding sequence ATGAGAAAAATATTACAAAAATTATATTCTTTACAACAATTAAATGAATATGAAAGTTATTATTTATTTAAAAAAATTATAAAAAATAAAATATCTACAATCAAATTAACAGCAATATTAATTGCAATGAAAGTACGTACAGTATCTATAAATGAAATTATAGGTGCTGTAAAAGCATGTCATAAATATGCAAGACCATTCTTAAAACCTAAATATCCATTTGCTGATATTGCAGGTACTGGAGGAGATAATGCTAATACAATCAATATATCTACAGCAAGTGCTATATTAGCCGCTTCTCTTGGATGTAAAATTATTAAACATTGTAATCATGGCATATCGAGTAACCTTGGTTCTGCAGATATTCTAAAAAAAAATAATATTAATATCAACATTAATGCTCAGAATTCTAAAAAACAATTAGATGATTTGAATATTTGTTTTTTATATGCACCACAATATCACCCAGGTTTTCAGAAAGTCACACAAATAAGAAAAGAATTACATACTAGAACTATATTTAATTTATTGGGGCCATTATTAAATCCATCTAAACCTAATTTTTCTGTTATTGGAGTATATTCTCCACATTTAATATTGCCATTCGCAAAAATTTTAAATCAATTAAATTATGAACGAGCAATTATTTTACATAGTGGCGGCATGGATGAAATTACATTACATGATATTACGCATATAGCTGAAATAAATTGCGGCAAAATTATTACGTATACATTATATCCAGAAGACTTTGGTATTAATAGAATATTAAAATCTTCAATTCAGAAAAATACGATTACAGAAAATTGTCATCTTTTTCATAATGTAAGCAAAGGTTTTGGTGATATTGAATATCAATATTTAATCGCAATTAATACAGCTATTTTATTGAAACTTTTCGGGTATGAAAATCTTAAAATTAATACAAAAATAGCCCTTCAAAAAATACAAAGCGGAGCCATTGATCAACATATAAAAATAATATCTACAAGAGATCTATTATGA
- the trpCF gene encoding bifunctional indole-3-glycerol-phosphate synthase TrpC/phosphoribosylanthranilate isomerase TrpF, with product MKKNILQDILYDKIEWLKYQKNMQPLKNIKNNIITSKRSFYQSLQTQYPNFILEIKKASPSKGIINTNINIENIVKCYKRHATIISVLTDKKYFSGTFERMHKISTLVKQPILCKDFFIDSYQIYLARYYNADAVLLMLSVLDDSQYTLLANLAHTMKMGILTEINNIVELKRAINLKAQVIGINNRNLRTLNIDINTTYELAPLVPKDKIIISESGFYHNRQIKKLKKIVHGFLIGSSIMKAKNIDLKVNSLLFGKNKVCGLTRPKDANRSQKLGAVYGGLIFIPNSPRNIQDHTAQTIIESTKLKYVGVFQNENIEKVQYLSQKYNLYAIQLHGHENAEYIRVLRKKISCNIQIWKAVCIENNVQKLDFTDINYYLFDNLYGGSGTCFNWEKTKQYNLDKVFLSGGLSHNNCIEASKLHCFGLDFNSKLEKKPGIKDYHKLKILFQKLKLL from the coding sequence ATGAAAAAAAACATATTACAAGATATATTATATGATAAAATAGAATGGTTAAAGTATCAGAAAAATATGCAACCATTAAAAAATATAAAAAATAATATTATTACCTCAAAACGCAGTTTTTACCAATCATTACAAACACAATATCCAAATTTTATTTTAGAAATTAAAAAAGCTTCTCCATCAAAGGGTATAATTAACACTAATATTAATATCGAAAATATTGTAAAATGTTATAAACGACATGCCACAATAATTTCTGTTTTAACTGATAAAAAATACTTTTCCGGTACATTTGAACGTATGCATAAAATTAGTACACTTGTCAAACAACCGATATTATGTAAAGATTTTTTTATTGACTCATATCAAATATATTTAGCACGATATTATAATGCTGATGCTGTTTTATTAATGTTATCAGTATTAGATGATTCGCAATATACATTACTTGCTAATCTTGCTCATACAATGAAAATGGGTATTTTAACTGAAATTAACAATATTGTTGAATTAAAACGCGCAATTAATTTAAAAGCTCAAGTTATTGGTATTAATAATCGCAATTTACGTACTTTAAATATTGATATTAATACAACATATGAACTTGCTCCATTGGTACCAAAGGATAAAATAATCATTAGTGAGTCTGGTTTTTATCATAATAGACAAATTAAAAAACTAAAAAAAATAGTACATGGTTTTTTAATTGGATCTTCAATCATGAAAGCTAAAAATATCGATTTAAAAGTCAATAGTCTTTTGTTTGGAAAAAATAAAGTTTGCGGTTTAACACGACCAAAAGATGCTAATAGATCACAAAAATTAGGTGCTGTATATGGAGGTTTAATATTTATTCCAAATTCACCACGAAATATTCAAGATCATACTGCACAAACTATAATTGAATCAACAAAATTAAAATATGTAGGAGTTTTTCAAAACGAAAATATCGAAAAAGTTCAATATTTATCTCAAAAATATAATTTATATGCAATACAATTACATGGTCATGAAAATGCAGAATATATTCGCGTGTTACGAAAAAAAATATCATGCAATATTCAAATTTGGAAAGCGGTATGTATTGAAAATAATGTACAGAAACTAGATTTTACAGATATTAATTATTATTTATTTGATAATTTATATGGAGGTAGCGGTACTTGTTTTAATTGGGAAAAAACAAAACAATATAATCTAGATAAAGTCTTTTTATCTGGGGGGTTATCACATAACAATTGTATAGAAGCATCTAAATTACATTGTTTTGGATTAGATTTTAACTCCAAATTGGAAAAAAAACCTGGTATTAAAGATTATCATAAACTAAAAATTTTATTTCAAAAATTAAAATTATTATAA